One Chryseobacterium sp. StRB126 genomic region harbors:
- a CDS encoding exonuclease SbcCD subunit D has protein sequence MKILHTADWHLGKRLDRFSRLEEQVSVMEEIITIADDEHVDMILIAGDLFDNFNPSVEAVELFYKTLKRLSQNGKRPVIAISGNHDSPNLIDAPDPLARECGIILIGHPKAEIVPFETEHFKITHSKEGFIEMKINTIDFPIRLLHTPYANEVRLKEYLGENKEEEINNVLSRTWKDLADQFCDENGINLLTAHLYMNKRGAEILEEPEGEKPIKIGNADLIYSDSIPEQIQYTALGHLHGFQNIGTKEKPVIYSSSPLCYSFSEAGQTKYVSIIDIEPGKPVSYEKKVLKSGRTLVRKTFTSVDETVQWLEEHPYTFIELTLESETFLTADERRLIYQSHTGIVHLIPKVKNKEFGKETSHEINLNQNIETLFKDYFKSKNAGQEANEELMKLFNEILNA, from the coding sequence ATGAAAATTCTACATACAGCCGACTGGCATTTAGGAAAACGACTGGATCGCTTCTCCCGATTGGAAGAGCAGGTTTCAGTGATGGAAGAAATCATCACAATTGCTGATGATGAGCATGTTGATATGATCCTTATTGCCGGCGATCTGTTTGATAATTTCAACCCTTCCGTAGAAGCTGTTGAGCTTTTTTATAAAACCCTGAAACGTTTATCTCAAAACGGAAAACGTCCTGTAATTGCTATTTCAGGAAACCACGACTCTCCTAACCTCATCGATGCTCCGGATCCGTTGGCCAGAGAATGCGGAATTATTTTAATAGGTCATCCCAAAGCAGAAATTGTTCCGTTTGAAACAGAACATTTTAAAATTACCCATTCAAAAGAAGGTTTTATAGAAATGAAGATCAACACTATTGATTTTCCTATACGACTATTGCATACTCCTTATGCCAATGAGGTCCGTTTGAAGGAATATTTGGGAGAAAATAAGGAGGAAGAGATCAATAATGTACTTTCCAGAACCTGGAAAGATCTTGCAGACCAGTTCTGTGATGAAAACGGAATCAACCTTCTGACTGCCCATTTATATATGAATAAAAGAGGGGCTGAGATCTTGGAGGAACCTGAAGGAGAAAAACCTATCAAAATCGGGAATGCAGATCTTATTTATTCCGATAGTATTCCTGAACAGATTCAATATACGGCTTTAGGCCACCTGCATGGTTTTCAGAATATCGGAACAAAGGAAAAACCGGTAATTTATTCCTCTTCTCCCCTATGCTATAGCTTTAGTGAAGCAGGGCAGACAAAATATGTTTCAATTATTGATATTGAACCGGGAAAACCCGTTTCGTATGAAAAAAAGGTATTGAAAAGCGGAAGAACTTTAGTAAGAAAAACGTTTACATCCGTTGATGAAACCGTTCAATGGCTGGAAGAACATCCATATACTTTTATTGAACTGACATTAGAAAGCGAAACCTTTTTAACGGCTGATGAACGAAGGCTGATCTATCAGTCTCATACTGGAATTGTACACCTTATCCCAAAAGTTAAAAACAAGGAATTTGGGAAAGAAACAAGTCATGAAATTAATCTCAACCAGAATATAGAAACATTGTTCAAGGATTATTTTAAATCAAAAAATGCAGGCCAGGAAGCCAATGAAGAACTGATGAAACTGTTTAACGAAATTTTAAATGCCTAA
- a CDS encoding M3 family metallopeptidase, whose translation MKNISSVLLISALAFNQSCTTMKQTDTQQELPAPDPSLSSNPFMKKSKLQYEAPEFDKIKNEHFKPAFEFGLKQHAAEIEKIANNPASPTFENTIVALEKSGEVLRRAQIVFSNLTSANTNPTLQALDEEYAPIFAAHSDKMYLNENLYKRIKSIKEDGLDPESKRLVQYYKQNFEIAGANLSAADKETLKQINQELASLSTQYANKLLEARKQGGVFFSDAKELDGLSADEIAAAAADAKTAGQPGKYLLALQNTTQQPLLQNLKNRTTREKLFKASWTRAEKGDANDTRETIEKLAKIRLKKAQILGKKNFAEWKLQDQMAKTPEAATKLMNQVATPAVETARREAKDIQDLIDQQKGGFKVEPWDWNFYAEQVRKAKFDLDESEIKPYFEITTVLEKGVFFAAEKFYGLTFKKRTDLPVYHPDVVTYEVFDHDGKSIAIYYLDFYTRDSKNGGAWMSNFVEQSYLMGTKPVIVNCYNYQKPAPGKPSLISFDDVSTIFHEFGHSIHGMFASQKYPSLSGTNVPRDFVEFPSQINEHWALDPMVIKNYAVHYETKQPIPQALVDKIKKAATFNQGYMTTELISAAALDMDWHSVTNESQLIPVLDFEKQSLNKHGFTLATVPPRYHTPYFAHIWGGGYSAGYYAYLWSETLDNDAWEWISNNGGLTRENGDRFRKYILSVGNSVDLNQAFRDFTGHDPDIKPLLRNRGFIK comes from the coding sequence ATGAAGAATATTTCATCGGTATTATTAATTTCTGCCTTGGCGTTCAATCAATCTTGTACTACAATGAAACAGACCGATACTCAACAGGAACTTCCTGCCCCTGATCCATCATTATCTTCAAACCCTTTTATGAAGAAGAGCAAGCTTCAGTACGAAGCTCCGGAGTTTGACAAAATTAAAAACGAACATTTTAAACCGGCTTTTGAATTCGGATTGAAGCAACATGCTGCCGAAATTGAAAAAATTGCCAATAATCCAGCTTCCCCTACTTTCGAAAATACTATTGTTGCATTGGAAAAAAGTGGTGAAGTATTGAGAAGAGCACAAATTGTTTTTTCTAATCTTACCAGTGCCAATACAAACCCTACTCTACAGGCTTTGGATGAAGAATATGCTCCTATTTTTGCAGCACATTCTGACAAAATGTATCTGAATGAAAATCTTTATAAAAGAATCAAATCAATCAAAGAAGACGGACTTGACCCTGAAAGCAAGAGATTGGTACAGTATTATAAACAAAACTTTGAGATTGCAGGAGCGAACCTTTCTGCTGCAGATAAAGAAACATTAAAGCAGATCAATCAGGAGCTTGCTTCACTTTCTACACAATATGCTAATAAATTATTGGAAGCAAGAAAGCAGGGAGGGGTATTCTTTTCTGATGCAAAGGAACTGGACGGACTTTCTGCTGACGAAATTGCAGCGGCTGCAGCTGATGCTAAAACAGCAGGACAACCGGGTAAATATCTTCTTGCCTTACAAAATACAACTCAACAGCCTCTTTTACAAAACCTGAAAAACAGAACAACCAGAGAAAAGCTATTCAAAGCTTCATGGACAAGAGCTGAAAAAGGTGATGCTAACGATACAAGAGAAACTATTGAAAAACTGGCTAAGATCAGACTGAAGAAAGCTCAGATTCTTGGTAAAAAGAATTTTGCAGAATGGAAGCTTCAGGATCAAATGGCAAAAACCCCGGAAGCTGCTACGAAACTAATGAATCAGGTGGCTACACCAGCTGTAGAAACAGCAAGGCGTGAAGCTAAAGATATTCAGGATCTTATCGATCAGCAAAAAGGAGGTTTCAAGGTTGAACCTTGGGACTGGAATTTCTATGCTGAACAGGTAAGAAAAGCTAAATTTGATCTTGATGAGAGTGAGATTAAACCTTATTTCGAAATCACAACGGTTTTAGAAAAAGGAGTCTTCTTCGCTGCTGAAAAATTCTATGGATTAACTTTCAAAAAGAGAACAGATCTTCCTGTTTATCACCCGGATGTAGTAACTTATGAGGTTTTTGATCATGATGGAAAATCTATCGCTATCTATTATCTGGATTTCTACACAAGAGATTCTAAAAACGGAGGTGCATGGATGAGTAACTTTGTAGAGCAGTCTTACCTTATGGGAACAAAACCGGTAATTGTAAATTGCTACAATTATCAAAAACCAGCTCCGGGAAAACCTTCATTAATTAGTTTTGATGATGTTTCAACTATTTTCCATGAGTTTGGGCACTCTATCCACGGAATGTTTGCAAGCCAGAAATATCCATCTCTTTCAGGAACCAATGTACCAAGAGACTTTGTAGAATTCCCTTCTCAGATCAATGAGCACTGGGCACTGGATCCTATGGTTATAAAGAACTACGCAGTTCATTATGAAACAAAACAACCTATTCCTCAAGCTCTGGTAGATAAAATTAAAAAAGCGGCTACCTTCAACCAAGGTTATATGACTACAGAATTGATTTCTGCAGCTGCTTTAGACATGGATTGGCATTCTGTAACGAATGAAAGCCAGTTGATCCCTGTTTTAGATTTCGAAAAACAATCTTTAAACAAGCACGGATTTACTTTAGCAACGGTTCCGCCAAGATATCATACGCCTTATTTTGCTCACATCTGGGGTGGCGGATATTCGGCTGGATATTATGCTTATCTATGGTCCGAAACACTGGATAACGATGCATGGGAATGGATCAGCAACAACGGTGGATTAACCAGAGAAAACGGCGACCGTTTCAGAAAATATATTCTTTCCGTAGGAAATTCTGTAGATCTTAACCAGGCATTCAGAGATTTCACAGGACACGATCCGGATATCAAGCCTTTATTAAGAAACAGAGGGTTTATTAAATAA
- a CDS encoding AAA family ATPase, with product MIPIQLTVEGLYSYQERQTIDFKNLTEAGLFGIFGAVGSGKSSVLEAISFALYGETERLNMRDKRAYNMMNLKSNSSYIEFDFINYENKLFRATRDFRRNSKKFEDVKPYSVAFYENINGKWVPLDHSNAEEIIGLSYSNFKRTIIIPQGQFKEFLELGAADRTNMMKEIFSLQRYDLQNNVSALNTRTRSELDQLEGQLKGFEEISEEKIQLQKDLLREEQKKLVQANDKFEKVSQTYQQLKNLKTDFESLQQNRENFNKLSEQKPQMDALEAQSELYERTFSVFNPLITEKNRLFKSVAEKRDEKEGQIKAVQETEIAFNLVKEQLIVLEPKFKALEQSKIQENDLSLIVQILKFYDEIKTLNERTQKGSAKVAEVEAQKDIIQKKITELSKNLDVLKGQKLDTSLLSHVGNWFIQHKNFKKSQQEQLEKTEKHQKQIERIAEELKPFALQENFKADFNIKKEALEVQKKELSQKLDHLKIQKELSRFANELHDGEACPLCGSQEHPHIVEFHDVNAELQEIEKKIKTVEQEAHQLQQQETAVDKILDRKKIFEEQLISEQKVLQQIQKDMETHLQQFTWKTFSPDHEDDFEKKRLDSFAVEKKIEETDKTINRERENLEKESKVLEKYKNALETFKLEEATKQKEINISRSNLKILEWEHYAQKTVTEVEEAHQKLAQSNTEIEQSYQKAAQQEKDLAPKLAEQKAIVSQSEKQIVEFEKEISENQLTIDKALNENHFTTFNEVENILQQEINIQEARAKIQQFKIDFETLKKVIEALELKLKDLSFDDEQFSLAEKQFGEAQTELKQINDAVVTMAAEKERLEKEYKKKEELLKELTRLQKRSENLKLMMNLFKGAGFVQYVSSIYLRQLCDHANTRFHRMTRNQLSLQLNENNDFEIIDYLNEGRSRSVKTLSGGQAFQVSLSLALALAESVQSNAQADKNFFFIDEGFGTQDTESVNIVFETLTNLMKENRIVGIISHVEELKEKIPTALNIIKDEERGSLIEII from the coding sequence ATGATTCCTATTCAATTAACCGTTGAAGGTTTATATTCTTATCAGGAACGTCAGACCATTGATTTCAAAAATCTTACGGAAGCTGGATTATTCGGTATTTTTGGAGCTGTAGGTTCCGGAAAATCCTCAGTTCTTGAGGCTATTTCTTTTGCTTTATATGGTGAAACGGAACGTCTGAATATGCGTGACAAAAGAGCATATAATATGATGAATTTAAAATCAAATTCCTCCTATATTGAGTTTGATTTTATAAATTATGAAAATAAGCTTTTCCGTGCTACCAGGGATTTCAGACGGAATTCTAAAAAATTCGAGGATGTAAAACCTTATTCTGTAGCGTTCTATGAGAACATCAACGGAAAATGGGTTCCTTTGGATCATTCCAATGCAGAAGAGATTATTGGTTTAAGCTATTCCAACTTTAAACGTACCATCATTATTCCTCAGGGGCAGTTTAAGGAATTTCTTGAATTGGGTGCTGCAGACAGAACGAATATGATGAAGGAAATTTTCAGTCTTCAGCGTTATGATCTGCAGAATAATGTTTCTGCTTTGAATACCAGAACCCGATCAGAACTGGATCAGCTTGAAGGTCAGCTGAAAGGTTTTGAAGAGATCAGTGAGGAAAAAATTCAGCTCCAGAAAGACCTTTTGAGAGAGGAACAGAAAAAACTTGTTCAGGCCAATGACAAGTTTGAAAAGGTTTCCCAGACTTATCAACAACTGAAAAATTTAAAAACCGATTTTGAAAGCTTACAACAAAACCGGGAGAACTTCAACAAACTTTCTGAGCAGAAACCTCAGATGGATGCATTGGAAGCTCAATCAGAGCTCTATGAACGTACCTTCAGTGTTTTCAATCCATTAATTACTGAAAAAAACAGGCTTTTCAAAAGTGTTGCTGAAAAAAGGGATGAAAAAGAAGGTCAGATTAAAGCTGTACAGGAAACAGAAATTGCTTTTAATCTTGTAAAGGAACAGCTCATTGTTTTGGAACCGAAATTCAAAGCTTTGGAACAGTCTAAAATACAGGAAAACGATTTAAGTCTTATTGTACAGATCCTGAAGTTTTATGATGAGATCAAAACGCTTAATGAAAGAACTCAAAAAGGATCAGCTAAAGTAGCAGAAGTTGAAGCTCAAAAGGATATCATTCAGAAAAAAATTACTGAACTTTCTAAAAACCTTGATGTTTTAAAAGGACAAAAGCTTGATACTTCTTTACTTTCCCATGTAGGTAACTGGTTTATTCAACATAAGAATTTCAAAAAATCACAACAGGAACAACTTGAAAAAACTGAAAAACATCAGAAGCAGATTGAACGGATTGCTGAGGAACTGAAACCTTTTGCTCTTCAGGAAAACTTTAAAGCTGATTTCAATATTAAAAAAGAAGCTCTGGAAGTACAGAAAAAGGAACTTTCTCAAAAGCTGGATCATCTGAAGATTCAAAAGGAACTTTCCCGTTTTGCGAATGAACTTCATGATGGAGAAGCTTGTCCTCTTTGTGGTTCTCAGGAGCATCCTCATATTGTGGAATTTCATGATGTAAATGCTGAGCTACAGGAAATTGAAAAGAAAATAAAAACGGTTGAACAGGAAGCTCATCAACTTCAGCAACAGGAAACCGCTGTTGATAAAATTCTGGACAGAAAGAAAATCTTTGAAGAACAGTTAATCTCTGAACAGAAAGTTCTTCAACAGATCCAAAAGGATATGGAAACCCATCTTCAACAGTTTACGTGGAAAACATTCAGTCCGGATCATGAGGACGATTTTGAGAAGAAACGTTTGGATTCTTTCGCTGTGGAAAAGAAAATTGAAGAAACGGACAAAACAATCAATCGGGAACGTGAAAACCTTGAAAAGGAGAGTAAAGTTCTTGAAAAATACAAAAATGCTCTGGAAACTTTCAAGCTGGAAGAGGCTACGAAGCAGAAAGAAATCAATATCAGCCGTTCGAACCTTAAAATTCTGGAGTGGGAGCATTATGCACAAAAAACTGTAACAGAAGTTGAAGAAGCTCATCAGAAATTAGCACAATCCAATACAGAGATAGAACAAAGTTATCAAAAGGCGGCTCAACAGGAAAAAGATCTTGCCCCTAAGCTTGCAGAACAAAAAGCAATTGTCAGCCAATCCGAAAAACAGATTGTAGAGTTTGAAAAAGAAATTTCAGAGAACCAGCTGACTATTGATAAGGCTTTAAATGAAAATCATTTTACAACATTTAATGAAGTAGAAAATATCCTTCAGCAGGAAATCAATATTCAGGAAGCAAGAGCTAAAATCCAGCAATTCAAAATTGATTTTGAAACCCTGAAAAAAGTGATTGAAGCACTAGAACTGAAACTAAAAGATCTTTCCTTTGATGATGAGCAGTTTTCATTGGCTGAAAAACAGTTTGGAGAAGCCCAGACGGAATTAAAACAAATCAATGATGCTGTTGTTACCATGGCCGCTGAAAAGGAAAGATTAGAAAAAGAATACAAGAAAAAGGAAGAACTTCTAAAGGAATTAACAAGGCTTCAGAAACGCTCTGAAAATCTAAAATTGATGATGAATCTGTTTAAAGGTGCCGGCTTTGTTCAGTATGTTTCTTCTATCTATCTGAGACAGCTATGCGATCATGCGAATACCCGTTTCCATAGAATGACCAGAAATCAATTGAGCTTACAGCTTAATGAAAATAATGATTTTGAGATCATCGATTACCTCAACGAAGGCAGAAGCAGAAGTGTGAAAACGCTTTCGGGCGGACAAGCATTCCAGGTATCTTTAAGTCTAGCATTAGCCTTAGCGGAAAGTGTTCAATCCAATGCTCAGGCAGATAAAAATTTCTTCTTTATTGATGAAGGTTTCGGGACTCAGGATACGGAATCCGTAAATATTGTATTTGAAACGCTTACTAACCTGATGAAGGAGAACAGAATTGTGGGAATTATCTCTCACGTAGAAGAGCTTAAAGAGAAGATTCCTACAGCACTCAATATTATTAAGGATGAGGAAAGAGGAAGTCTGATTGAGATCATATAA
- a CDS encoding YchJ family protein, translating into MNCPCCSGKSYEECCKPYHTGEKHAPTAEALMRSRFSAFAIPNGEYLMETTLPGKRKYHNKKDLQEWGEINEWTKLEIIQTPALNHVEFKAYYTDQDGHQQIHHEFSVFQKMHEHWYYVSGEFLD; encoded by the coding sequence ATGAATTGTCCCTGCTGTTCAGGAAAATCCTATGAAGAATGCTGCAAGCCTTATCATACAGGAGAAAAACATGCTCCAACAGCTGAAGCATTGATGCGTTCCCGATTCTCAGCCTTTGCGATCCCGAACGGTGAATATTTAATGGAAACTACTCTGCCGGGAAAACGAAAATACCATAACAAAAAGGATTTACAAGAGTGGGGTGAGATTAATGAATGGACAAAACTCGAAATCATTCAGACTCCCGCTTTAAACCATGTAGAGTTTAAGGCTTACTATACAGACCAGGACGGTCATCAGCAAATCCATCACGAATTTTCTGTCTTTCAGAAAATGCATGAGCACTGGTACTATGTTTCAGGTGAATTTTTAGACTAA
- a CDS encoding S9 family peptidase has protein sequence MKLHKFSLLMLVLGSSAFAQTQKFTMAEAVNGMRTNLAVKNISQFSWSADGKSYIQSVKGGYLATDLKTNKQDTLISLTQLNRQFADNKLKSVPSIKFTGTSSGYFNTNGKMFWIEKSGNDWKVKNSATIDQDAANVKMFGDGQTFAFTAKNNLFVNKNGKTIAVTNEANENIISGQTVHRNEFGIDTGIFPAPNSESVAFYKMDQTMVADYPIIDWSVTPAVNHNIKYPMAGQTSHQVTLGVFNIKTQNTTFLKIDGEKDQYLTAVTWSPDSKYIFVGVLNRGQNHMKMNQYDAATGTLVKTLFEETDNKYVEPQHPLTFFPNSNTDFIWQSQRTGYNHLFHYNLEKGLVAQITKGDWLVTEVLGFNEKKKEIFFTSTKETPLERHLYKINWANFKMERLDAAEGMHFGVLSNDGNYIYDAYSNGNTPRVGNIINTSNLKTTNILTSENPLKNYQRPEIKNVELKADDGTPLYGKIILPTNFDPNKKYPTIVYLYNGPHLQLITNSFPASGNLWYEYMAQNGYIIFTMDGRGSANRGMKFEQAVFRNLGTTEMNDQMKGVDYLKSLPYVDGDRMGIHGWSFGGFMTTSFMLRKPDVFKVGVAGGPVIEWNMYEIMYGERYMDTPQENPQGYATANLLDKVQNLKGKLLMIHGAQDDVVVWQHSIKFIKSAVDNGVQLDYFAYPGHPHNVIGKDRVHLMQKITDYFDQYLKK, from the coding sequence ATGAAATTACATAAATTTTCTTTATTGATGCTTGTTTTGGGTAGCTCAGCATTTGCCCAGACGCAGAAGTTTACAATGGCGGAGGCTGTAAATGGAATGAGAACCAACCTTGCCGTGAAAAATATTTCACAGTTTTCATGGTCTGCAGACGGGAAATCCTATATTCAGTCTGTAAAAGGCGGATATCTGGCTACAGATTTAAAAACAAACAAACAGGATACGCTGATATCTCTGACGCAGCTGAACAGACAGTTTGCAGATAATAAACTGAAATCTGTCCCTTCTATTAAGTTCACAGGAACATCTAGTGGATATTTCAATACAAATGGGAAGATGTTCTGGATTGAAAAATCTGGAAACGACTGGAAAGTAAAGAATTCAGCTACCATAGATCAGGATGCTGCTAATGTAAAAATGTTTGGTGATGGGCAGACTTTTGCCTTTACAGCAAAGAATAATTTATTTGTTAATAAAAACGGGAAAACCATAGCCGTTACCAATGAAGCTAATGAGAATATCATCAGCGGTCAAACTGTTCACAGAAATGAATTTGGGATTGATACCGGAATTTTCCCGGCACCAAACTCTGAAAGTGTAGCATTCTATAAAATGGATCAGACGATGGTGGCAGACTACCCAATTATTGACTGGTCTGTAACCCCAGCTGTAAACCACAACATCAAATACCCAATGGCTGGGCAAACTTCTCATCAGGTAACATTAGGGGTTTTCAATATCAAAACTCAGAATACAACTTTCCTGAAGATTGATGGTGAAAAAGACCAATACCTGACGGCAGTTACCTGGAGCCCTGATTCAAAATATATTTTTGTAGGAGTACTAAACAGAGGGCAGAATCACATGAAGATGAACCAATATGATGCTGCTACAGGGACTCTGGTAAAAACCTTATTTGAAGAAACAGATAATAAATATGTAGAACCCCAGCACCCGCTTACGTTCTTCCCGAATTCAAATACGGATTTCATCTGGCAGAGCCAGAGAACAGGATACAATCATCTGTTCCATTACAATCTTGAAAAAGGATTGGTTGCTCAGATCACAAAAGGGGACTGGCTGGTCACTGAGGTTTTAGGATTTAATGAAAAGAAAAAAGAAATTTTCTTTACTTCTACCAAAGAAACTCCTTTGGAAAGACATTTATATAAGATCAACTGGGCAAACTTCAAGATGGAAAGATTGGACGCTGCTGAAGGAATGCATTTTGGAGTCCTAAGCAATGATGGAAATTATATCTATGATGCTTACAGTAATGGAAATACACCTAGAGTAGGAAATATTATTAATACTTCGAATTTAAAAACGACCAATATTCTTACTTCTGAAAATCCATTAAAGAATTATCAGAGACCGGAAATTAAAAATGTAGAATTAAAGGCTGATGACGGAACTCCTTTATATGGAAAGATCATCTTGCCAACGAACTTTGATCCGAACAAAAAATACCCAACCATTGTTTATCTGTACAACGGACCGCACTTACAGCTGATTACAAACAGCTTCCCAGCTTCCGGAAATCTTTGGTATGAATATATGGCTCAAAACGGATATATTATCTTCACAATGGACGGAAGAGGTTCTGCCAACCGTGGAATGAAGTTTGAGCAGGCTGTTTTCAGAAACCTGGGAACAACGGAGATGAACGACCAAATGAAAGGAGTTGACTATCTTAAATCCCTTCCTTACGTAGATGGTGACAGAATGGGAATTCATGGATGGAGCTTCGGTGGATTTATGACGACAAGCTTCATGCTTCGTAAACCGGATGTATTTAAAGTAGGAGTAGCTGGTGGACCGGTCATTGAATGGAATATGTATGAAATCATGTATGGAGAAAGATATATGGATACTCCACAGGAAAACCCACAAGGATATGCAACGGCTAATCTTTTAGATAAAGTTCAGAATCTGAAAGGAAAACTATTGATGATCCACGGTGCACAAGATGATGTAGTGGTATGGCAGCATTCCATTAAGTTCATTAAATCGGCAGTGGATAATGGAGTTCAGTTAGATTACTTTGCTTATCCCGGACATCCGCATAATGTAATTGGAAAAGACAGGGTTCACCTGATGCAGAAAATCACAGATTATTTTGATCAGTATCTGAAGAAATAA
- a CDS encoding LLM class flavin-dependent oxidoreductase, producing MELGIGMFGDLAFDQSTGKYRDAGNKIHEILEQVKFMDEVGIDVFAMGEHHRPDYAVSSPEMILAAAASMTKNIKLASGVTVLSSSEPVKVYEDFSTLDLISNGRAEIFVGRGSFIESFPLYGYSLNDYEELFDEKLDLLLKINSEENVTWSGKLRAPMKDQTVYPRAKNDGKLSIWRAVGGTPQSVLSAAQLGMPLVVAIIGGMPIQFKNLIEFYKQEYQKAGHDMSKMQIAIHSHTFVSDDQSVVDGYFHNYKSQMDRIGASRGWAPYTKMQYDGGRSKDGALFIGSPAEVADKIAYMKELFGITRFIGHMDIGDPAHDIMMKSIELFGKEVKPLVQNL from the coding sequence ATGGAATTAGGGATAGGAATGTTCGGTGATTTGGCTTTTGACCAGTCAACCGGGAAATATAGAGATGCAGGAAACAAAATTCATGAAATATTGGAGCAGGTAAAATTCATGGATGAGGTAGGAATAGATGTTTTTGCGATGGGAGAGCATCACCGTCCGGATTATGCTGTTTCTTCACCGGAAATGATACTGGCTGCAGCGGCAAGCATGACAAAAAATATAAAACTGGCGAGTGGTGTTACGGTTTTAAGCTCATCTGAACCGGTAAAAGTATATGAAGATTTTTCAACATTGGATTTAATTTCAAATGGAAGAGCAGAAATATTCGTAGGACGTGGAAGTTTTATTGAATCATTTCCGCTATATGGCTATTCTTTGAATGATTATGAAGAGCTTTTTGACGAAAAGCTGGATTTATTATTGAAAATCAATTCTGAGGAAAATGTGACCTGGTCAGGAAAGCTTCGTGCCCCAATGAAAGATCAGACGGTATATCCAAGAGCAAAAAATGACGGTAAACTTTCCATTTGGAGAGCGGTAGGAGGAACTCCACAGTCTGTTTTAAGTGCTGCTCAGTTAGGAATGCCATTAGTGGTCGCAATTATTGGGGGAATGCCGATTCAGTTTAAAAACCTGATCGAATTCTACAAACAGGAATATCAAAAAGCAGGGCATGATATGTCTAAAATGCAGATTGCGATTCACTCACATACCTTTGTAAGTGACGATCAGAGTGTGGTAGACGGATATTTCCACAACTATAAGTCTCAGATGGATAGGATAGGGGCTTCCAGAGGCTGGGCTCCTTACACTAAAATGCAGTATGATGGCGGAAGAAGCAAAGATGGAGCATTATTCATCGGAAGTCCGGCTGAGGTAGCAGATAAAATCGCTTATATGAAAGAGCTGTTTGGAATCACAAGATTTATTGGGCATATGGATATTGGTGATCCGGCTCATGATATCATGATGAAATCTATTGAGTTATTCGGGAAAGAAGTGAAACCATTGGTCCAAAACCTGTAA
- a CDS encoding VF530 family DNA-binding protein, translating into MEEKSKDPLHGKRLDAILEELVEYYQGFEELGKQINIKCFTDNPSINSSLKFLRKTDWARAKVESLYLYVLRQKKREESRKKK; encoded by the coding sequence ATGGAAGAAAAATCAAAAGATCCTTTACACGGAAAAAGACTTGATGCTATTCTTGAAGAACTTGTAGAATATTATCAGGGGTTTGAGGAATTGGGGAAACAAATTAACATCAAATGTTTTACAGATAACCCAAGTATCAATTCGTCATTGAAATTTTTACGCAAAACAGATTGGGCAAGGGCGAAAGTTGAAAGTTTGTATTTGTATGTTTTAAGACAGAAAAAAAGAGAAGAATCTAGGAAAAAGAAGTAA
- a CDS encoding peptidylprolyl isomerase, protein MTIENNHVVAVKYILHTIEADGTKVLVEETTAENPLTFLYGVGMMIPKFEENILGLKAGDKAAFVIQPEEAYGERQPDAIAQLPLEMFKESGTPPIGAILPLSDNQGNNFQAFVVEITPEAVVADLNHPMAGKVLDFQVEVLNTRPATEEELSHGHAHGIDGTEAH, encoded by the coding sequence ATGACAATTGAAAACAATCACGTTGTAGCTGTAAAGTATATACTTCACACAATCGAAGCAGATGGAACTAAAGTTCTAGTAGAAGAAACCACAGCAGAAAACCCACTTACATTTTTGTATGGTGTTGGAATGATGATTCCAAAATTTGAAGAAAATATCCTAGGTTTGAAAGCTGGTGATAAAGCTGCTTTTGTAATTCAGCCTGAAGAAGCTTACGGAGAAAGACAGCCTGATGCTATTGCACAATTACCACTTGAAATGTTCAAAGAATCAGGAACCCCTCCAATTGGAGCCATTTTACCTTTATCAGACAACCAAGGAAATAACTTCCAGGCTTTTGTAGTAGAAATAACTCCGGAAGCTGTAGTAGCAGACCTTAACCACCCAATGGCTGGTAAAGTGTTAGATTTCCAGGTAGAAGTTTTAAACACTCGTCCTGCAACAGAAGAGGAATTATCTCACGGTCACGCTCACGGAATTGACGGAACTGAGGCTCACTAA